A region of Paenibacillus sp. JNUCC-31 DNA encodes the following proteins:
- the speD gene encoding adenosylmethionine decarboxylase encodes MEYSTFGRHVAVDAWGVDFDLLNSAEYLQAQLVEAAEACGATVMSVQSKQFEPQGATVLVLLSESHLSIHTYPERGFAAIDCYTCGETVDPQLAIDYLVSVLKPEKTYAKKLVRGLGEFQVETPEMKQIEWI; translated from the coding sequence ATGGAATATTCAACTTTCGGAAGACACGTTGCTGTTGATGCCTGGGGTGTCGACTTTGATCTACTGAACAGTGCGGAGTATTTGCAAGCTCAACTGGTTGAAGCAGCGGAGGCATGTGGCGCGACAGTGATGTCCGTACAATCCAAGCAGTTTGAGCCACAAGGAGCCACAGTGCTTGTACTGCTGTCTGAGAGCCATCTCTCGATTCACACGTACCCTGAAAGAGGTTTTGCAGCGATTGATTGCTACACGTGCGGGGAGACGGTAGACCCACAACTGGCCATTGACTACCTGGTATCCGTATTAAAACCTGAGAAAACGTACGCAAAGAAACTGGTACGCGGATTGGGCGAATTTCAAGTTGAAACACCAGAAATGAAACAAATCGAGTGGATCTAA
- the ccsA gene encoding cytochrome c biogenesis protein CcsA, giving the protein MTLAEQVYEALIYMYALSLLFYFSDCIRRNVGAKRTGTGFLVVVWGLQVTHVILRMWIEGHFPFYTTFDFLFLFSFSIVLMSLVMTRVQRSEFVILLLNVVGFSVTVLNRLWFTAGEISLHNWQTVHGLLIMHITLANLGFAALTVAAVFAMLYLFLHRKLKHKKWNDTVRRLPSLEVIGKYMDTATLIGTPLLGVSVMLAVLSIVAETRWSLLLDLKVIATGLAIAIYVGYFVFKRRKQFSTVIMARWTLIGYGFVIISFLSNAYSAFHRWTGV; this is encoded by the coding sequence TTGACCCTTGCTGAACAAGTCTATGAAGCTTTAATTTATATGTATGCCCTGAGCCTACTGTTCTATTTCTCGGACTGCATTCGACGCAATGTGGGGGCGAAGCGGACAGGCACAGGGTTTCTTGTTGTTGTTTGGGGTCTGCAGGTGACGCATGTCATTCTGCGTATGTGGATCGAAGGCCACTTTCCATTCTATACAACTTTTGATTTTTTGTTTCTATTTTCATTCAGCATTGTACTGATGTCTCTTGTAATGACACGTGTTCAGCGTTCTGAATTTGTTATCTTGCTGCTAAATGTTGTGGGGTTCTCCGTAACCGTTTTGAACCGATTGTGGTTCACGGCAGGAGAGATTTCATTACACAATTGGCAGACTGTGCATGGACTGCTCATTATGCATATCACATTGGCCAATCTTGGATTTGCAGCGTTAACCGTTGCTGCAGTGTTTGCCATGTTATATCTGTTCCTGCACCGCAAGCTGAAGCATAAAAAGTGGAATGATACCGTCCGTCGTTTGCCGAGTTTGGAAGTAATCGGTAAATACATGGATACGGCCACATTGATTGGTACGCCTCTCCTTGGTGTTTCGGTCATGCTCGCGGTGTTGTCTATAGTGGCCGAAACACGCTGGAGTCTGCTGTTGGATCTCAAAGTTATAGCAACAGGGCTTGCCATAGCTATTTATGTGGGGTACTTCGTCTTCAAAAGAAGGAAACAATTCTCTACAGTCATTATGGCAAGATGGACGCTGATCGGTTATGGCTTTGTCATTATTAGTTTTTTATCCAATGCATATTCAGCGTTTCATCGTTGGACGGGAGTGTGA
- a CDS encoding LysM peptidoglycan-binding domain-containing protein — protein MLNQPYGLRFDIYERVHLSEGVPAIEELEEIELYPRIQVIGQDDHATLRGHLLLTGAYRGENEISEELKHFIPVEITVPLNRVRSIEDISVEIENFDVDLLSNRSLNITGVLSLRGIEGFPVEEPQVWSADEFTVVHSPDSQPDTRSAETEQTGSYPNTFAQEYLLQRSEEEGLTSAAGPVYGAQEFVVPSAGEDVLRNEEELKQEQLYQASAEQFQSPEQQAEAQSNELFNPPSPVSSFMAETADRLASYPESEPLLPLAEESSVWSEPSVETLHTNSRNSEQIDSNSYLQFSNGAAAPNVWHFESARSEPRQENQDVVDASAGSQPENWQDVFASSEPEISEEDRPLEAVEANESAAIEAFIPEPVAETEDKPELKVAFGSKRESAPRQEEGVGISSLLSSGRATREAEAEREQEALAGVLQEEAYPPDDVEWKNLFLGTIVDQTPFRKVKLCIVQREETLDTIAERYQLSTRELQLYNRLSEQVVEEGQILYIP, from the coding sequence TTGTTGAATCAACCTTATGGTTTGCGGTTCGATATTTATGAGCGCGTTCATTTGTCAGAGGGAGTTCCTGCGATAGAGGAACTGGAGGAAATTGAGTTATACCCCCGCATTCAAGTCATAGGTCAGGATGATCATGCTACCTTGCGTGGCCATCTACTGCTTACAGGTGCTTATCGGGGAGAGAACGAAATCTCGGAGGAGCTCAAACATTTTATTCCGGTAGAGATCACGGTACCCTTGAACCGGGTGAGATCCATTGAGGATATTTCCGTTGAGATTGAAAATTTTGATGTTGATCTGTTATCCAACCGAAGTCTGAACATTACGGGCGTACTGTCACTTCGAGGCATTGAGGGCTTTCCGGTAGAGGAACCGCAGGTGTGGTCAGCAGATGAGTTTACCGTCGTGCATTCACCCGACTCTCAGCCAGACACTCGTTCTGCTGAAACAGAGCAGACAGGCAGCTATCCCAATACGTTTGCCCAAGAGTATTTGCTTCAACGGAGTGAAGAGGAAGGGCTTACGAGTGCAGCGGGACCTGTCTATGGCGCTCAGGAATTTGTTGTTCCTTCTGCTGGCGAAGATGTATTACGAAACGAAGAGGAGTTAAAGCAGGAACAACTATACCAGGCCTCAGCTGAACAATTTCAGTCACCGGAGCAACAGGCTGAAGCGCAATCCAATGAGTTGTTCAATCCGCCTTCCCCAGTTTCATCTTTTATGGCGGAGACAGCAGACCGTTTGGCTTCATATCCTGAATCTGAGCCGTTGCTTCCTTTGGCTGAAGAGTCGTCTGTCTGGTCCGAGCCTTCCGTCGAGACCTTACATACGAACTCAAGGAATTCGGAGCAGATCGATTCCAATTCATATCTACAATTTTCCAATGGGGCGGCAGCACCGAATGTATGGCACTTTGAATCTGCCCGGTCTGAACCAAGGCAAGAGAACCAGGACGTTGTTGATGCCTCGGCTGGTTCACAGCCAGAGAACTGGCAGGATGTATTCGCATCGTCTGAACCGGAGATTTCGGAGGAAGACAGACCTCTGGAAGCAGTGGAGGCGAATGAGTCTGCTGCTATCGAAGCCTTCATCCCCGAACCTGTGGCTGAGACGGAAGACAAGCCGGAGCTCAAGGTTGCTTTTGGCAGCAAGAGAGAGTCTGCACCAAGACAGGAAGAGGGTGTAGGTATATCCTCCTTGTTATCCTCCGGCAGAGCGACACGTGAGGCGGAAGCGGAGCGGGAGCAAGAGGCGCTCGCGGGAGTACTCCAAGAAGAAGCATACCCGCCTGATGATGTGGAGTGGAAGAACCTGTTCCTCGGCACCATTGTGGATCAGACGCCGTTCCGTAAGGTGAAATTATGCATTGTACAGCGTGAAGAGACACTCGATACCATTGCAGAACGATATCAGTTAAGCACCAGAGAGCTTCAGTTGTATAACCGATTATCCGAACAGGTTGTGGAAGAAGGGCAGATTTTATATATCCCTTAA
- a CDS encoding precorrin-2 dehydrogenase/sirohydrochlorin ferrochelatase family protein — MERYTPIFVDLSRKSCCVIGGGRVAERKIKGLLHAEAQITVISPEITSTLQQLHQDSRIQWIARSYRNGDLRGAFLVYAATDHSEVNLSVVREAEEAGILVNDAMSAENSTFITPSVVRRGRLSIAISTAGAGPAAAAEIRATLEQQFGEEYETYIDFLYQMRMEVKARVSSPSLRGKLLRRLTEMDVLEHIRTGQFQYWTEEQIGDWISHNQEDV, encoded by the coding sequence ATGGAACGATACACGCCGATATTTGTAGATTTATCGAGGAAGTCATGCTGTGTAATTGGAGGCGGGCGTGTTGCAGAACGTAAAATAAAAGGTTTGCTCCATGCGGAGGCACAGATCACGGTGATCAGCCCGGAAATTACGTCAACATTACAACAATTGCATCAGGATTCCCGAATTCAATGGATAGCCCGGTCCTACCGCAATGGAGATTTGCGGGGGGCCTTTCTCGTATATGCAGCAACGGATCATAGTGAAGTGAACTTATCCGTTGTACGTGAAGCTGAAGAAGCGGGTATACTGGTCAATGACGCCATGTCGGCCGAGAACAGTACCTTTATTACACCAAGTGTGGTGAGACGAGGCAGGCTGAGTATCGCGATATCGACTGCTGGAGCAGGCCCTGCAGCTGCAGCAGAGATTCGTGCCACGCTGGAACAGCAATTTGGAGAGGAATACGAGACATATATTGATTTTTTGTATCAGATGAGGATGGAAGTGAAGGCACGTGTATCTTCTCCGAGTCTGCGGGGAAAATTGCTCCGTCGTTTAACCGAGATGGATGTGCTGGAACATATTCGTACAGGACAGTTTCAGTATTGGACCGAAGAACAAATTGGGGACTGGATATCCCATAATCAGGAGGACGTGTAG
- the hemL gene encoding glutamate-1-semialdehyde 2,1-aminomutase, whose product MTAQQGTRRNDERSRSAFEEAKQYIPGGVNSPVRAFKSVGLTPIYAERGEGSKIYDIDGNVFIDYVGSWGPLIMGHAHPEVVEALRETALKGTSFGAPTLLETEMAKLVCERVPSIDIVRMVNSGTEATMSAIRLARGVTGRSKILKFEGSYHGHADSLLIKAGSGVATLGLPDSPGVPEGVAINTITVPYNDLESVKLAFERYGEELAAIIVEPVAGNMGVVPPIPGFLEGLRSLTSQYGSLLIFDEVMTGFRVGLNCAQGRYGVTPDLTCLGKVIGGGLPVGAYGGRRDLMEQIAPTGPIYQAGTLSGNPLAMAAGYTTLKLLTPEVYDRLETLSARLQAGFEKNAAETGVAVTINRVGSMVCPFFSAVPVTNYDIAKESNLDQFRRYFAAMIDQGVSVAPSQYEGMFVSGVHTEQDIDDTIEANRKALQSL is encoded by the coding sequence ATGACCGCACAACAAGGAACTCGTCGCAATGATGAGCGCTCACGCAGCGCATTTGAAGAAGCAAAGCAGTACATACCCGGGGGGGTAAACAGCCCGGTTCGGGCATTCAAATCGGTTGGACTTACCCCAATCTATGCAGAGCGCGGAGAAGGCTCCAAAATCTATGATATTGATGGCAATGTTTTTATTGACTACGTAGGATCATGGGGTCCGCTTATTATGGGACATGCGCATCCTGAAGTTGTTGAAGCTTTGCGTGAGACGGCCCTTAAAGGAACAAGTTTTGGCGCGCCAACGCTGCTGGAGACAGAGATGGCAAAGCTCGTCTGTGAGCGTGTGCCCTCAATTGATATTGTACGCATGGTGAATTCCGGTACGGAAGCGACCATGAGTGCGATTCGGCTGGCACGTGGTGTAACAGGACGCAGTAAAATTTTGAAGTTTGAAGGATCGTACCATGGGCATGCCGACAGCTTGCTGATCAAAGCAGGTTCTGGTGTAGCAACACTGGGTCTGCCTGACAGCCCGGGTGTTCCTGAAGGCGTAGCCATAAATACGATTACGGTTCCATACAATGACCTGGAGTCGGTGAAGCTTGCTTTTGAACGTTATGGTGAAGAACTGGCAGCCATTATTGTGGAACCTGTTGCGGGGAATATGGGTGTCGTACCACCGATTCCGGGTTTCCTTGAAGGGCTGCGGAGTCTGACGTCTCAATACGGAAGTCTGCTCATTTTTGATGAAGTGATGACCGGTTTCCGTGTGGGACTGAACTGTGCTCAGGGACGTTACGGCGTAACACCTGACCTGACTTGTCTGGGAAAAGTTATCGGTGGTGGACTTCCGGTAGGCGCTTATGGCGGCAGACGTGATCTGATGGAACAGATTGCTCCAACTGGGCCGATCTATCAGGCAGGTACACTGAGCGGTAATCCGCTGGCTATGGCGGCAGGCTATACGACCCTCAAATTGTTGACACCGGAGGTTTATGATCGCCTGGAGACGCTGTCTGCTCGCTTGCAGGCTGGATTTGAGAAGAATGCAGCAGAGACAGGGGTAGCGGTGACCATTAACCGTGTTGGTTCCATGGTTTGTCCATTTTTCAGTGCGGTTCCGGTTACGAATTATGATATCGCCAAAGAAAGCAATCTGGATCAATTCCGTCGTTACTTTGCGGCTATGATTGATCAAGGTGTCAGTGTTGCCCCTTCTCAATACGAAGGCATGTTTGTTTCTGGCGTGCATACGGAGCAGGATATTGACGATACGATCGAGGCAAACCGTAAGGCTCTTCAATCATTATGA
- the hemC gene encoding hydroxymethylbilane synthase: MRTIKVGSRQSALALTQTGHVIQDLRDICEREGLAFDFEVHKIVTKGDLILDVTLSKVGGKGLFVKEIEQAMMDHAIDMAVHSMKDMPSELPEGLTNGAVPRRADPRDALISNGGLTLDQLPEGAKVGTSSLRRSSQLKAYRPDLQLESLRGNIDSRLRKLETEGLDAIILAAAGLYRMGWQDRITEYLSEEACLPAVGQGALGIECREDDAELLHLLQLYNDPETALPVLAERRFLSVLNGGCQVPIGAHAIWVPQQDAVSPNGQNALQLTGMVGTPDGGLILKETLTGKDPVRLGEEVAWRLIERGAEQILAEVRG, translated from the coding sequence ATGCGGACAATTAAAGTGGGAAGCAGACAAAGCGCACTTGCTTTGACTCAGACTGGTCATGTCATTCAGGACTTACGTGATATTTGTGAGCGAGAAGGATTAGCTTTTGACTTTGAAGTACATAAAATCGTTACAAAAGGAGATTTGATTCTTGACGTAACACTGTCCAAAGTCGGAGGCAAGGGACTGTTTGTCAAAGAGATCGAACAGGCAATGATGGATCACGCGATCGACATGGCCGTTCATAGTATGAAGGATATGCCTTCAGAGTTGCCTGAAGGATTGACGAATGGAGCTGTTCCGCGTCGTGCAGACCCACGGGATGCCTTGATTTCCAATGGAGGACTTACGCTCGATCAACTGCCTGAAGGTGCAAAAGTCGGGACAAGCAGCCTGCGCCGTTCCAGTCAATTAAAGGCATACCGCCCGGATTTGCAACTTGAATCTCTTCGCGGCAATATTGATTCCCGTTTACGGAAGCTGGAGACAGAAGGTTTGGATGCCATTATTTTGGCTGCGGCTGGTTTGTATCGAATGGGATGGCAGGATCGGATTACGGAATATCTCTCAGAGGAGGCTTGTCTTCCCGCAGTAGGTCAGGGGGCGTTGGGCATTGAGTGCCGTGAAGATGATGCTGAGCTGCTTCACCTGTTACAGTTGTACAATGACCCGGAAACGGCATTACCTGTGTTGGCTGAACGACGCTTCCTTAGCGTACTGAATGGAGGCTGCCAGGTTCCGATTGGAGCTCATGCCATATGGGTGCCACAGCAAGATGCAGTTTCCCCGAATGGACAAAACGCGTTACAATTAACAGGTATGGTCGGTACACCGGACGGTGGGCTGATTCTTAAAGAAACTCTGACAGGGAAAGATCCGGTTCGTCTTGGTGAAGAAGTGGCTTGGAGATTGATTGAACGGGGAGCAGAGCAGATACTGGCAGAAGTTAGGGGATGA
- the cobA gene encoding uroporphyrinogen-III C-methyltransferase, which produces MVGKVFLVGAGPGDAKLITVKGWETIGKADAVVYDRLASPRLLKQMKPGAVKIYVGKRPDRHTMKQEEINQLLVDLALEGKVVVRLKGGDPTIFGRVGEEADLLRKNGVPYEIVPGVTAAISVPAYAGIPVTHRDYASSISIITGHESPDKLDRSIHWDKVTNATGTLVFMMGVAKIGYISEQLIRHGRPSQTPVALVRWGTRAEQDTITGTLEDIEAKVIAANFQPPAVIVVGDVVNQREQLKWAEALPLFGKRILVTRARSQASELVNRIEELGGEPYEFPVIETVMPSGESAQESVKQAFGALNTFDWVFFTSVNGVEFFFRHLQEQGKDVRSMHQARVAAVGPSTGEALRKYGIVAEVIQGPFQAEGMLEAFESELKEGQRVLLPHGDLARSWLPEQLRERGLQVTEAIIYDTILAGEDDDELLKLLEEGGIHAVTFTSSSTVTNFMNILKRMGLQDPLPLLKNVEVACIGPVTAKTAEAAGLNVTLMAEEATIESLISVLCEWKRKPATEAAFPH; this is translated from the coding sequence ATGGTGGGAAAGGTCTTTTTGGTAGGTGCTGGTCCAGGGGATGCCAAACTGATTACGGTTAAGGGTTGGGAAACGATCGGTAAAGCGGATGCTGTCGTGTACGATCGGCTGGCAAGTCCGAGATTGCTTAAACAAATGAAGCCCGGCGCGGTGAAGATATATGTAGGTAAACGGCCGGATCGACACACGATGAAGCAGGAAGAGATCAACCAGTTACTGGTGGATCTTGCTCTGGAAGGAAAAGTTGTGGTCCGGCTTAAAGGGGGAGACCCGACGATATTTGGACGCGTAGGTGAAGAGGCTGATTTGCTCCGCAAAAACGGTGTTCCTTATGAAATCGTACCTGGGGTAACCGCAGCCATAAGTGTACCTGCTTACGCCGGAATACCCGTGACCCACCGCGACTATGCTTCATCCATCTCCATTATTACGGGGCATGAAAGTCCGGACAAGCTTGATCGCAGTATCCACTGGGATAAAGTGACAAATGCAACGGGCACACTTGTGTTCATGATGGGCGTCGCCAAAATTGGTTATATTAGTGAGCAATTAATCCGTCATGGACGTCCGTCGCAAACACCAGTTGCATTGGTCCGCTGGGGAACCAGAGCAGAGCAGGACACGATCACAGGCACACTTGAGGATATCGAAGCAAAAGTCATCGCTGCGAACTTTCAACCGCCAGCTGTCATTGTTGTCGGTGATGTTGTAAACCAACGGGAACAATTGAAATGGGCGGAAGCACTGCCGCTGTTTGGCAAACGAATTCTGGTGACCCGGGCACGCAGTCAGGCTAGTGAATTGGTGAACCGGATTGAAGAACTGGGCGGGGAACCTTACGAGTTCCCGGTGATTGAGACCGTGATGCCATCAGGGGAGTCGGCACAAGAAAGTGTCAAACAAGCCTTTGGTGCGTTAAATACATTTGACTGGGTATTTTTCACGAGTGTGAACGGGGTGGAATTTTTCTTTCGTCATTTGCAGGAACAGGGCAAGGATGTCCGCTCCATGCATCAAGCTAGAGTTGCTGCGGTGGGACCTTCCACCGGGGAAGCTCTCCGTAAATATGGCATTGTTGCTGAGGTCATCCAGGGACCATTTCAGGCAGAAGGCATGCTTGAAGCGTTCGAAAGCGAACTGAAGGAAGGCCAGAGGGTTCTGTTACCGCATGGAGACCTCGCGCGCTCCTGGTTGCCTGAACAGTTGAGGGAACGGGGACTGCAGGTCACCGAGGCGATTATCTATGACACCATTCTGGCTGGTGAGGATGATGATGAACTGTTGAAACTGCTTGAAGAGGGCGGCATTCATGCGGTGACCTTCACGAGTTCATCCACCGTCACCAATTTCATGAACATTCTTAAACGAATGGGATTGCAGGACCCTTTGCCTTTATTGAAAAATGTAGAGGTTGCTTGTATCGGACCCGTTACAGCGAAGACAGCTGAGGCAGCCGGGTTGAACGTCACTTTGATGGCTGAAGAAGCTACCATTGAGAGCCTGATCTCTGTTTTATGTGAGTGGAAACGGAAGCCGGCTACAGAAGCTGCATTTCCTCATTGA
- the hemB gene encoding porphobilinogen synthase, whose amino-acid sequence MSFPIVRHRRLRQSAGIRNMVRETHLTVDDFIQPIYVTYGENVKSEIKSMPGVFRFSLDRLQEEVKEIAELGIPAVLLFGIPETKDPVGSSGFADNGIVQEATKLIKSWYPELLVVADTCLCEFTDHGHCGMVHTVEIDGHICGDVLNDESLDLLVKTAVSQAKAGADIIAPSNMMDGFVQAIRAGLDENGFSHIPIMSYSVKYASAFYGPFREAADSTPQFGDRKSYQMDPANAREALREAETDVLEGADMLMVKPSLSYLDVMRTIKDQFDLPLVAYNVSGEYAMVKAAAIQGWIDEKKVAMEILLSMKRAGADMIITYYGKDASRWLAEK is encoded by the coding sequence ATGAGTTTTCCAATAGTGCGGCATCGCCGTTTACGTCAATCCGCAGGTATTCGCAATATGGTGAGAGAGACCCATTTGACTGTGGATGACTTTATCCAACCGATCTATGTTACCTATGGTGAAAATGTGAAATCCGAGATCAAATCCATGCCTGGCGTATTCCGCTTCTCGCTGGACCGTTTACAGGAAGAAGTGAAGGAGATTGCGGAACTCGGTATTCCAGCTGTGCTGTTATTCGGTATTCCGGAAACCAAAGATCCTGTCGGTTCGTCAGGATTCGCGGATAATGGCATTGTTCAGGAAGCCACGAAGTTGATCAAATCCTGGTATCCGGAGCTGCTCGTTGTTGCAGATACCTGCCTGTGTGAATTCACGGATCACGGTCATTGTGGCATGGTACACACGGTTGAAATCGACGGTCATATATGCGGAGATGTTCTCAATGACGAATCGCTGGATCTGCTCGTGAAAACAGCCGTGTCGCAAGCCAAGGCGGGTGCGGATATTATTGCCCCATCCAACATGATGGACGGATTTGTACAAGCCATCCGCGCCGGACTGGATGAGAATGGTTTTAGTCACATTCCGATTATGTCCTATTCTGTAAAATATGCTTCAGCATTCTATGGTCCATTCCGCGAAGCTGCGGATTCCACACCTCAATTCGGAGATCGCAAGTCGTATCAGATGGATCCGGCGAACGCTCGTGAAGCGTTGCGTGAAGCGGAGACGGATGTGTTGGAAGGCGCGGATATGTTGATGGTGAAACCTTCACTGTCCTATCTCGATGTCATGCGTACGATTAAAGATCAATTCGATCTTCCACTGGTTGCTTATAACGTAAGTGGAGAGTATGCCATGGTGAAAGCAGCTGCGATTCAAGGCTGGATTGATGAGAAGAAAGTCGCCATGGAAATTCTGCTCAGCATGAAACGCGCAGGTGCAGATATGATTATTACCTACTACGGAAAAGATGCTTCACGCTGGCTGGCTGAGAAATAA
- a CDS encoding RluA family pseudouridine synthase — protein sequence MTIKSWKRRGEWIELMPGKVVTGSSDRQTAAEQWLLSELQLPEKMLRQLKKNQGVQLAGDRLRLALFASQPIDVEPRWADIDVLYEDDFCLVVHKPAGMKLHPDGSRMDQAITLDHAVASYYEMNGIQASVRHVHRLDEDTTGPVLYAKNAFALAKLDEAMRNKDIGRQYVAIAGGQISQELRTIDAPIGKDRHHKQRRRVSEGGQEAVTHLEIVKVWDKATLVRLTLDTGRTHQIRVHLSYAGHPLVGDELYGGRRDSIGRQALHGETLSFDHPLTGARIEVADPWPSDLLQLAQREGKDQ from the coding sequence ATGACCATTAAAAGTTGGAAACGCCGTGGGGAATGGATTGAGCTGATGCCAGGCAAGGTGGTGACAGGCAGTTCAGACAGGCAAACGGCTGCAGAGCAATGGCTCTTGTCTGAGCTTCAGTTACCAGAAAAAATGCTGCGTCAGCTTAAGAAGAACCAGGGGGTACAACTTGCAGGGGATCGGCTTCGGCTGGCCCTTTTTGCGTCTCAGCCAATAGATGTTGAACCGCGGTGGGCCGATATTGATGTACTGTATGAGGATGATTTCTGTTTGGTTGTGCACAAACCGGCGGGAATGAAACTTCATCCCGATGGGAGTCGAATGGACCAAGCGATTACGCTGGATCACGCGGTGGCTTCCTATTACGAAATGAATGGAATTCAGGCCAGTGTACGCCATGTTCATCGTCTGGATGAGGATACCACCGGACCGGTTTTATATGCCAAAAATGCTTTTGCCCTCGCCAAATTGGATGAAGCGATGCGTAACAAAGATATTGGACGCCAGTATGTCGCCATTGCAGGCGGTCAAATATCTCAGGAACTCAGGACAATTGATGCTCCGATTGGCAAGGACAGGCATCACAAGCAACGCAGACGTGTCTCGGAAGGGGGGCAGGAAGCCGTCACCCATTTGGAGATCGTGAAGGTGTGGGATAAAGCTACTCTTGTTCGTCTGACACTGGATACAGGACGCACACACCAGATTCGGGTGCACTTAAGTTATGCAGGACACCCCCTCGTTGGAGATGAGCTGTATGGAGGTAGAAGGGATTCTATTGGGCGACAGGCACTTCACGGGGAGACACTGAGTTTTGATCATCCGCTGACTGGAGCACGAATTGAAGTGGCTGACCCTTGGCCTTCGGATCTCCTACAGCTGGCACAACGTGAAGGCAAGGACCAATAA
- the hemA gene encoding glutamyl-tRNA reductase gives MHIVVVGLNYRTAPVEVRERFTFAEKDLSEALQQLKLTKSVLEGVIVATCNRTELYVVVDRLHMCGYFIRTFMEQWFNVPREEFTQHLYIYEDDQAMRHLFRVICGLDSMVIGETQILGQVKQAFFKAQEEKATGTWFNMLFKQAVTLGKRAHSETSIGESAVSVSYAAVELGKRIFGMFTDKKVLILGAGKMSELTVKHLYANGASEVIVANRTLARAEELAAKFRGTPCTMEQALDRLNEVDIVISSTGAERYILDATVVRDSMKRRQSRPLFLIDIAVPRDIDPAIGELSNVFLYDIDDLEGIVESNLEMRKVEAAKIERMIELEMEDYYQWLKTLGVRPVIRALQEKGASIHEETMDSLFNKLPELDEHQRKVIRRLTKSIVNQMTTDPINRIKEMAGTKHGDEALRMFTQIFALENAVEGAAEKVNQSDATALRKPAVVHLNDTRQDPVPAYAPAGV, from the coding sequence ATGCACATCGTTGTCGTTGGTTTGAATTATCGCACGGCGCCTGTAGAGGTTAGGGAACGATTCACATTTGCAGAAAAGGACTTGTCTGAAGCGCTGCAGCAGCTCAAGCTGACCAAGAGTGTATTGGAAGGTGTAATCGTAGCCACATGTAACCGTACCGAGTTGTATGTTGTGGTAGACCGTCTTCACATGTGTGGTTATTTTATTCGGACATTCATGGAACAGTGGTTTAATGTTCCGCGGGAAGAATTTACGCAACACTTATATATATATGAAGATGATCAGGCCATGCGCCATTTGTTCCGTGTCATTTGTGGACTGGACTCCATGGTCATTGGTGAGACTCAGATTCTTGGGCAGGTGAAACAGGCTTTTTTCAAAGCTCAGGAAGAGAAGGCCACCGGAACATGGTTTAACATGCTGTTTAAACAAGCAGTTACATTGGGTAAACGGGCACATTCGGAAACCTCAATTGGGGAAAGTGCGGTTTCTGTAAGTTATGCTGCTGTTGAACTGGGCAAACGGATTTTTGGCATGTTCACAGACAAGAAGGTGCTGATCCTGGGTGCCGGCAAAATGAGTGAACTTACAGTGAAACATCTCTATGCTAATGGAGCATCCGAAGTGATCGTGGCGAATCGTACACTTGCGCGGGCCGAAGAATTGGCAGCCAAGTTCCGAGGAACTCCGTGTACGATGGAGCAGGCATTGGATCGGTTAAATGAAGTTGATATTGTGATCAGTTCCACAGGGGCTGAGCGTTATATACTGGATGCGACCGTTGTCCGGGATAGTATGAAGCGCCGCCAATCGCGCCCGCTGTTCCTGATTGATATTGCCGTTCCGCGGGATATTGATCCGGCGATTGGTGAGTTATCCAATGTATTTCTCTATGATATTGATGATCTGGAAGGAATCGTGGAGAGCAACCTGGAGATGCGCAAGGTGGAAGCTGCCAAGATTGAGAGAATGATTGAACTCGAGATGGAAGACTATTATCAATGGCTCAAAACACTGGGTGTTCGTCCTGTGATTCGTGCCTTGCAGGAGAAAGGTGCTTCCATCCATGAAGAGACGATGGATAGTCTGTTCAACAAGTTGCCTGAACTGGATGAACATCAACGAAAAGTCATTCGTCGCTTGACCAAGAGTATCGTGAATCAAATGACGACAGATCCGATTAACCGGATCAAGGAAATGGCAGGAACCAAGCACGGTGATGAAGCGCTGCGCATGTTTACTCAGATTTTTGCCCTGGAGAATGCAGTAGAGGGGGCCGCTGAGAAAGTGAACCAGAGCGATGCTACGGCATTGCGCAAACCAGCCGTCGTTCATCTTAACGATACCCGGCAAGATCCCGTGCCGGCTTATGCTCCGGCAGGCGTATAA